A single region of the Brienomyrus brachyistius isolate T26 chromosome 10, BBRACH_0.4, whole genome shotgun sequence genome encodes:
- the g3bp1 gene encoding ras GTPase-activating protein-binding protein 1 isoform X1, translated as MAAQRLLQGHVLCAPSTVSASQTHRPNQLTKEMVMEKPSAQLVGREFVRQYYTLLNQAPDYLHRFYGKNSSYVHGGLDTNGKPAEAVYGQAEIHKKVMALGFRDCHTKIRHVDAHATLSEGVVVQVMGELSNNMQPMRKFMQTFVLAPEGTVANKFYVHNDVFRYQDEIFADSDSEPPEESEEDVEELEERANSPEGVQEESAEFYQTPCVEPEGTITPEPEPEAEPVHEPEREAEPEQVTAELKQELESAPEPPVEEQAEKCPSSPTPADPPPAMPEETRPFSWASVTSKNIPPGGVVPVSGIPPHVVKVPAVQPRVEVKTEAQSVPQRPQRDQRPREQRAGPPPAHRGPRPGARDGEAGDSEVRRVVRYPDSQQLFVGNVPHDVDKADLKEFFEQYGTVLELRINSGGKLPNFGFVVFDDSEPVQKILNSRPIKFRGEVRLNVEEKKTRSAREGERRDTRPRGPGGPRDRPGGIRGPPSRGAAAQKPSFGAGRGTGSGDSRYSGQRQ; from the exons ATGGCCGCTCAGCGTCTCCTCCAgggccatgtgctctgtgccccatCGACTGTCTCCGCTAGCCAGACGCACCG TCcaaaccagctgaccaaagaaatGGTGATGGAGAAGCCAAGTGCCCAGCTTGTCGGGCGAGAGTTTGTCCGACAGTACTACACACTCCTCAATCAGGCACCTGACTACCTTCACAG atTTTACGGCAAGAACTCCTCTTATGTACATGGAGGATTGGACACCAATGGGAAACCAGCAGAGGCAGTTTATGGGCAGGCC GAAATCCACAAGAAAGTTATGGCGTTGGGCTTCCGGGACTGCCACACCAAGATCCGGCACGTGGACGCCCACGCCACCCTGAGCGAGGGGGTGGTGGTCCAGGTCATGGGCGAGCTGTCCAACAACATGCAGCCCATGAGGAAGTTCATGCAGACCTTCGTTCTGGCCCCGGAG GGAACCGTGGCAAACAAGTTCTACGTACACAATGACGTTTTCCGCTATCAGGATGAGATTTTTGCCGATTCTGATTCCGAGCCTCCTGAAG AGTCTGAAGAAgatgtggaggagctggaagagaGGGCTAACTCACCAGAGGGTGTACAAGAAGAATCTGCAGAATTTTACCAGACACCATG TGTGGAACCGGAGGGCACCATCACCCCTGAGCCTGAGCCGGAGGCGGAACCTGTGCACGAGCCTGAGCGGGAGGCAGAACCGGAGCAGGTCACCGCGGAACTGAAACAGGAGTTGGAATCCGCACCCGAGCCCCCCGTGGAGGAGCAGGCAGAGAAGTGCCCGTCCTCCCCTACCCCCGCAGACCCTCCACCTGCCATGCCGGAGGAGACTAGG CCTTTTTCTTGGGCCTCTGTAACCAGTAAGAATATTCCGCCTGGCGGTGTGGTCCCAGTCTCAGGAATCCCACCTCATGTGGTCAAGGTCCCAGCAGTACAG CCCCGGGTGGAAGTGAAGACGGAAGCCCAGAGTGTACCACAGAGACCACAGCGGGATCAGCGGCCCCGTGAGCAAAGGGCAGGGCCCCCACCAGCACACAGAGGCCCTCGGCCCGGAG CTCGAGACGGTGAGGCTGGCGATTCGGAGGTACGACGAGTGGTGAGGTATCCCGACAGCCAGCAGCTCTTTGTGGGCAATGTGCCGCACGACGTGGACAAGGCTGACCTCAAGGAGTTCTTTGAAC AATATGGCACCGTTCTGGAACTACGGATCAACAGCGGCGGCAAGCTGCCCAACTTTGGGTTCGTCGTGTTCGACGATTCGGAGCCCGTGCAGAAGATCCTTAACAGCCGG CCTATCAAGTTCCGCGGAGAGGTCCGCTTGAACGTGGAGGAGAAGAAAACCCGTTCGGCCCGGGAGGGGGAACGTCGGGACACCCGGCCCAGGGGCCCTGGTGGCCCGCGGGACCGACCCGGAGGCATCAGGGGCCCGCCCAGCCGTGGAGCCGCGGCCCAGAAGCCCAGCTTCGGTGCTGGGCGAGGCACCGGGTCCGGGGACAGCCGCTACAGCGGCCAGCGCCAGTGA
- the g3bp1 gene encoding ras GTPase-activating protein-binding protein 1 isoform X2 — MVMEKPSAQLVGREFVRQYYTLLNQAPDYLHRFYGKNSSYVHGGLDTNGKPAEAVYGQAEIHKKVMALGFRDCHTKIRHVDAHATLSEGVVVQVMGELSNNMQPMRKFMQTFVLAPEGTVANKFYVHNDVFRYQDEIFADSDSEPPEESEEDVEELEERANSPEGVQEESAEFYQTPCVEPEGTITPEPEPEAEPVHEPEREAEPEQVTAELKQELESAPEPPVEEQAEKCPSSPTPADPPPAMPEETRPFSWASVTSKNIPPGGVVPVSGIPPHVVKVPAVQPRVEVKTEAQSVPQRPQRDQRPREQRAGPPPAHRGPRPGARDGEAGDSEVRRVVRYPDSQQLFVGNVPHDVDKADLKEFFEQYGTVLELRINSGGKLPNFGFVVFDDSEPVQKILNSRPIKFRGEVRLNVEEKKTRSAREGERRDTRPRGPGGPRDRPGGIRGPPSRGAAAQKPSFGAGRGTGSGDSRYSGQRQ; from the exons atGGTGATGGAGAAGCCAAGTGCCCAGCTTGTCGGGCGAGAGTTTGTCCGACAGTACTACACACTCCTCAATCAGGCACCTGACTACCTTCACAG atTTTACGGCAAGAACTCCTCTTATGTACATGGAGGATTGGACACCAATGGGAAACCAGCAGAGGCAGTTTATGGGCAGGCC GAAATCCACAAGAAAGTTATGGCGTTGGGCTTCCGGGACTGCCACACCAAGATCCGGCACGTGGACGCCCACGCCACCCTGAGCGAGGGGGTGGTGGTCCAGGTCATGGGCGAGCTGTCCAACAACATGCAGCCCATGAGGAAGTTCATGCAGACCTTCGTTCTGGCCCCGGAG GGAACCGTGGCAAACAAGTTCTACGTACACAATGACGTTTTCCGCTATCAGGATGAGATTTTTGCCGATTCTGATTCCGAGCCTCCTGAAG AGTCTGAAGAAgatgtggaggagctggaagagaGGGCTAACTCACCAGAGGGTGTACAAGAAGAATCTGCAGAATTTTACCAGACACCATG TGTGGAACCGGAGGGCACCATCACCCCTGAGCCTGAGCCGGAGGCGGAACCTGTGCACGAGCCTGAGCGGGAGGCAGAACCGGAGCAGGTCACCGCGGAACTGAAACAGGAGTTGGAATCCGCACCCGAGCCCCCCGTGGAGGAGCAGGCAGAGAAGTGCCCGTCCTCCCCTACCCCCGCAGACCCTCCACCTGCCATGCCGGAGGAGACTAGG CCTTTTTCTTGGGCCTCTGTAACCAGTAAGAATATTCCGCCTGGCGGTGTGGTCCCAGTCTCAGGAATCCCACCTCATGTGGTCAAGGTCCCAGCAGTACAG CCCCGGGTGGAAGTGAAGACGGAAGCCCAGAGTGTACCACAGAGACCACAGCGGGATCAGCGGCCCCGTGAGCAAAGGGCAGGGCCCCCACCAGCACACAGAGGCCCTCGGCCCGGAG CTCGAGACGGTGAGGCTGGCGATTCGGAGGTACGACGAGTGGTGAGGTATCCCGACAGCCAGCAGCTCTTTGTGGGCAATGTGCCGCACGACGTGGACAAGGCTGACCTCAAGGAGTTCTTTGAAC AATATGGCACCGTTCTGGAACTACGGATCAACAGCGGCGGCAAGCTGCCCAACTTTGGGTTCGTCGTGTTCGACGATTCGGAGCCCGTGCAGAAGATCCTTAACAGCCGG CCTATCAAGTTCCGCGGAGAGGTCCGCTTGAACGTGGAGGAGAAGAAAACCCGTTCGGCCCGGGAGGGGGAACGTCGGGACACCCGGCCCAGGGGCCCTGGTGGCCCGCGGGACCGACCCGGAGGCATCAGGGGCCCGCCCAGCCGTGGAGCCGCGGCCCAGAAGCCCAGCTTCGGTGCTGGGCGAGGCACCGGGTCCGGGGACAGCCGCTACAGCGGCCAGCGCCAGTGA
- the sparc gene encoding SPARC, with translation MRMWLIFALCLAGKALAAPTEEEKMLVEVQDMEVGANPVQVETGEFDEAIEVEEDVVAENPCLNYHCKKGKVCEVDESNTPVCVCQDPSTCPEATSEYEHVCGTDNKTYDSSCHFFTSKCALEGTKKGHKLHLDYIGPCKYIAPCMDLELTEFPLRMRDWLKNVLVTLYERDEDNNLLTEKQKLRVKKIYENAKRLEAGDHSLDLLAHDFEKNYNMYIFPVHWQFGQLDQHPVDGYLSHTELAPLRAPLIPMEHCTTRFFEQCDSDNDKYIALEEWAGCFGIKDQDVDKDLVI, from the exons ATGCGGATGTGGCTGATCTTCGCACTGTGCCTGGCGGGCAAGGCCTTAGCCGCCCCG ACTGAAGAGGAGAAAATGTTAGTGGAG GTACAGGATATGGAAGTGGGCGCAAACCCAGTCCAGGTGGAGACCGGAGAGTTTGATGAGGCCATTGAGGTCGAGGAGGATGTTGTTGCTGAGA ACCCCTGCCTCAACTACCACTGCAAGAAGGGCAAGGTATGCGAGGTGGATGAGAGCAACACTCCAGTTTGCGTATGCCAGGACCCTTCCACCTGCCCCGAGGCCACGAGCGAGTATGAGCAT GTCTGTGGCACAGACAACAAGACCTATGACTCCTCCTGCCACTTCTTCACCTCCAAGTGCGCCTTGGAGGGGACCAAGAAGGGACACAAGCTGCACCTGGACTACATCGGGCCCTGCAAAT ACATTGCTCCGTGCATGGATCTTGAGCTGACTGAATTTCCCCTGCGTATGAGGGACTGGCTGAAGAACGTGTTGGTGACTCTTTACGAGCGCGATGAAGACAACAACCTGCTGACCGAGAAGCAGAAGCTCAGA GTGAAGAAGATCTATGAGAATGCGAAGAGGCTGGAGGCCGGTGACCACTCCCTGGACCTGCTGGCCCACGATTTCGAGAAGAACTACAACATGTACATCTTCCCAGTGCACTGGCAGTTCGGCCAGCTGGACCAGCATCCTGTTGACGG GTATCTGTCCCACACTGAGCTGGCCCCCCTGCGCGCCCCCCTGATTCCCATGGAACACTGCACCACCCGATTCTTCGAGCAGTGCGACTCCGACAACGACAAGTACATCGCCCTGGAGGAATGGGCCGGCTGCTTTGGCATCAAAGACC AGGATGTCGACAAGGACCTTGTCATCTAA